The nucleotide window taaacaaaagaataatttattggtcgccattcATGGAATCGGGCTATTCTGTGTATTATATGAAGATCTTCCTTTTTGGTTTCACCATTCCCTGCAAAGTTCACGTACAGGCTCCCACTTTTAATCATTAAAAATTATCCGTCATATACCCCTCCTCCACAACTTCTTTTATGTTTGCGCTtttgttgtttgtgttttaagGTGTGGGATGCATCCAATCTTCAAGAGGTACATGAGATGCCAGATCTCCATCACTGGGTCAGAGCATTGGCTTTGGATGTGAGGAGAGTAAGTAAATTATTTTTGCGTATCTCCCATATGGCTTTATTCCTGGGAGTTGGGGTTCAGGGTTATGGTTTAGGATTATACCCAAGTCAGGTTTTAATGTTACTATTTATGTGCTGCTGGATGCTATAGTCAATCCTTTTGTGAATTTGCGACCCCGTCGAATGGCACATCCCCATTAGCCTGTCACCAAGAAGTAAACCCTGCCCCTCCCCGTTCCTCAGGAGTTGCATGGCTTCACTAGCCAGCGGTGTTTCCGCACCACACAAGCCCGAAGACCCGATTAACCTCTAAACGGCAGTCTATGGTGGCTACACGTTTCTGACTTGTTCTTCAGAGAATGGGCCGGATATTCAGCAATTGCTCCACTTCTAAACCAATAGTTAGGAATATCTATACTTTGCGTGCCCAGTTCTGTTAGGATCTTAAAAGCTCTATGTAGTACTGTTTCTCACCACAATTACTAATCccacaatctgattggctaacttgCCCTTTTCAATAAGACCCAGACAACgcgtcacgcaatgcctttttcaggcaaaagtaccgtatttactgAACAAGAGCCGCCCTCGactaagcgccgcacccccgatgctctcaccgctgatatttatcatgaaactctcgagTATTTTTCACCGCGTAAATTTCTCTCGAAATTCTAGagttactatcagtttagtatcagtccataggaaaattaacagatagaaagtgtaccgttgaataaaaatttagaaaaaaaggaaatttgtctggtacaatgttagAGTAAGCGCCGCACTTCTGGCTCGtgaaattaaataagcgccgcggagCTTTTTCCGAGTAAATACGGCATCTTCTTTGaggttgatattgtggtaaaaaagaaatttgatgtGGCCTCACGCACCCACAAGATTTTGGCTACTCGCATGTCTTCGTCAAAAAGATTCCGACAAAGCTAAACAACATTCGATTTGTTTCGTGGTTGATCGCCCGCAGTTCCTTCACGTGATTTGAGATCATTTTGCCACAACGTCGACTCGCCGCCACAATTTCATCTAACTCCTTCGTTCGTGCTACAAGAGTGAACACATAGCGGCGAATTAACTGGTGACCAGATAACGTGTATGCCTTTGCAGTCATCCAAACCACGGCGTGTTTTGTCGCTCAAAGGCATTGAAGCATTTTGATACAAGTCTTTTGATTCAAGTGTGTGGGCGCGAAATGAAAAAAGGGTAAATTTACTTGCAATAGGTAATAATTGTGCTTTCtggaaaaattcaaatttgataCATTCGAACTCTGAACCCTCCAACACTTTACGTAAAAATGGTAAAatcatagttactaactatggtaaCTGATAATGATCAAACTGTTAGTGAACGACTTTCAtgtatttggtggctcctaaaggagccgttgttGCTTTTGGCGGTAAACTCAAGGAGTTTACTTGCTGCTGGTGTATTTGGTGACAGCTTTGGTTCCTTCACTGACAGCGTGTTTCGCCAGTTCACCGGGGAGAAGAAGCCTGATGGCCGTCTGGATCTCGCGGGAGCTGATGGTTGACTTCTTGTTGTAGTGAGCTAAGCGCGAAGCTTCGCCAGCGATGCGCTCAAAGATGTCGTTGACAAAGGAGTTCATGATACCCATCGCTTTGCTGGAGATTCCAGTGTCAGGGTGAACTTGTTTCAACACTTTGTAGATGTAGATGGCAtagctttcctttcttttagcTCGCTTCTTCTTCTTATCTCTCCCGATGGTTTTGCCTTTCCGGCTCTCTTCTCTCCTTTCTTTCCTGCTACTTTTGGCGCCATAATAAACACTCAGAGTAATTTCGGAATGAATATCATGGTTCCACTGTGCCTTATTTATAGTAAAACTATCTTCAGATTAATTAGCATGCGGATCGAAATCCTCGTGTTGTCATTGGCTGTGTTAATCAAAAGCGTCCTTTCCATTGCTGTCATCGTGTTTCATTCTCTATAAACAATGGTTTACGTTTGGAAGATTTGATTGGTGGGTTTCGATCCCTCTTATTTCGTTAGGGTTGCATAAATCTCATCGCCTCTGTCTTAGTGATCACTCACTTGTTCTACTTGTCAAACGAAGATATCCTTGAAAGATGTCAGGTCGAGGTAAAGGTAAAGCTAAGGGCACCAAGTCAAAAAGCCGATCATCTCGAGCAGGCCTCCAATTCCCCGTTGGTCGAATCCATCGTCTTCTTCGCAAAGGCAACTATGCTGAACGTGTTGGCGCCGGTGCTCCTGTGTACTTGGCAGCTGTGCTGGAGTATTTGAGCGCTGAAATTCTTGAGTTGGCGGGCAACGCTGCTCgtgacaacaagaaaacaagaatcaTTCCCCGTCATCTTCAGCTGGCTGTACGCAACGATGAAGAGTTGAACAAGCTGCTAGCTGGAGTCACCATCGCACAGGGAGGTGTGCTGCCCAACATCCAGGCTGTCCTTCTTCCCAAGAAGACCGAGAAGAAAGCTAAAGCTTAAACTAGTCGCTAGTTTAAGTTAAATctaaaacggctcctttaggagccactaAATGTCATAAAAGTCACGACCAACATCTTAGGTCAACATGTATTGCGGTAACTTTTATCCTCTTTAATATATGAATGGAATAACTTCCCCCGAAGCTTTGTTGCATATAGTTCCTATACCTTCTTACTACAGTAAGTTCTAGAGTATTTCCTTGTTACACAATACCCATATGCTAACGGCGTTTGACGATCACGCGTGAGGAGCTAAGCATACCATCGAATCTGTCGAAAACAAAGACATAAGACCCACTGGTCTAAAACGAATGCCGTCTGGTCTTAAGCGGATGACCACCGGTCCACAATTTCCGTTTTGTAAGCTAAGTGACTCACTTCGTTACCGCATTTCATTGCAGCGCGCGACAAACGTGACAGTGTTGTCCGTagctgtgctcacattgtgggtagctcctcctgaaatgttctgcagttggtataggatttaatggagccgaaaccaattgtggaattgcacacattttaggcatcctactgatgaacaatTACAACACATATTTTTTAGCAAATACTATagtttgcagtctgtccactttgaattatgTCGTGAAGTGAAATGTTACATATATTGAACGACGGATTTGTGTAACGCAACTAAATTCCAAGATTATAGAAATAGCTTTATTTTGTCGTCACCAATACTCTATTTTCAAATCCATGGTGAGCAAATCACGATGAGGTCACTTCATCAgatgttgttttaatttataCGGTACAGAAATGCATCAAATTGTTGCAGCACATGCAAGTCACGCAAGTTGACCTTTACATTAGGACTGTATGGCAAATAATGAAGTCACCCCTTCGTAAGTTGCATTGTTCGATTCAAGATGGTGAATTCAGCATGTAGAGCAGGGGTCGCTTTTACCATCACGACTTTGATTTTCTGGGGAAAACGATTACGTGTAAACCCTTTCAAACCGCTTCGATTTTGACGCGGTTTTGAAGTCGTGAAACCGTGTTGATGTGAAACCGCGTTCGTATAAACGCTGCCTCAGGTTAGACCGGTATTGTTTGAAAAGCGCGCAATTCAGTTGCTTTTGAACGgttaacgctttctttacgcGCGGGGTTGTCGCAATCGACCAAAGTGGGTGAAAGTTTCCTTTCTCCTCTTCCCAAAGACTAATTTGCGGGATAGAAAAGGTACTAGTTGTTGTTTCTGGGGGACTCTTCCAAAAACGCGGGCAATTAAACTACCGATTCCCACCTAAATGATGTTTCAAAGGTCAATCGGTTTGTGATTTAGGGTTAACGTGGTTGCAATAAGCTTGCATTGAAATGCAAATGTATACATCTGCAacggtttaaaaaaaattgcgtgatcTTCCAAAAGTTCGTTCAAACAAAATTAGTATTGCCACTTATTCTGCTGCAAACAGTGTAGTAAATCCTGAGTCTGAAACCCTGAAATATAAGATATATAAGACGTTTTCAACATCGTGCTACATACGTGCCGATTAGCAGGGGATTTCACCGGCGCCGAGTAAAGATTTTTAGAATACCATCCTTTATTATGTTTGAAAAACTCATTATTTACGTGTCCGTACTCTTTCCAGTAACTTTACTCAGGCAACAGAGATCATTGCGTCTTAGACTACTATACATCTTTCCAAATTGCGCAAACAAAACCTAGATATCACCTTCTCGGATTCAAGGAGGAAAGGATCGAAAACCCTCTCATGAAAATTTGGAATAACTCTCCCCTTTCTTCATTTAACAGGAAAATGAATACTTGTCGTACCTGTTAAGTATGATATTAGTCGGGTATATTTTAAACGAAATATTATCATTGGAAGCTAAGAGCATCAGGGAATAAGAAAAAGATAAGTTCAGGGTAATAAACTGTACGTGTGATGGTGacgacttttgttttatttggtggctcctataGGAGCCGTTTGTTGAGTGAAGGTCTCGCTCTTCTAACCGCCAAATCCGTACAGAGTGCGTCCCTGTCGCTTGAGAGCATAGACAACATCCATAGCTGTCACGGTCTTGCGCTTGGCATGCTCGGTGTACGTTACAGCATCACGGATGACGTTCTCaaggaaaaccttgagaacACCGCGTGTCTCTTCGTAGATCAGACCAGAGATTCGCTTGACACCGCCACGGCGAGCGAGACGACGAATAGCTGGCTTCGTGATACCTTGGATGTTGTCACGAAGAATCTTTCGGTGACGCTTAGCGCCTCCTTTTCCAAGACCTTTTCCCCCTTTACCGCGTCCAGACATCTTGTTTAATCAAAGTCAAATCGAATGATGTCTTTACTACGAGTCTCGTTTTCTTTATATCCTTGAGTAGGACCTCTCAGGAAACATGAGTGATAAAGCTTATTCCTATTGGACGGTAAGGATAAATGGTTAGTCAAATGTCATCATTAGCATTTCATTGTATCACTCACGTTACTTAGGACATGGTTGGTTCCTAACTATGCTTAGAAGCGGCTCCAAAATGAGGAGGCTTGAAAAGGAAATCTGCCAAGACGTCTACAAATTGAGCTGATAGTCACAAGATACAAACTATGAAGTCAAGTCTGTGAACACATCCTAATTCCTTGAATATTTGCATCAATAAAAATGACTTTGGTCATCACTTagtaattgcaggggtgcctggagaaaagccttaagtgacttctgataaattaccagattctccttccaaatttccttgtattcagttgtgaatgactaggagaatttgacattgcatcaaaagtcacttaaggccttattccacacaccccttcaattataagTTAGCATTACATTCTAAATAACTCAGGATCACACAACTCTTGACCTTGCCCAATCAAATGGcttggtttttgaccaatcaaatgaaATCTCCAGTGGTATAAATTCTTTCAGCGGTTCAATCGTTTTCAATCCTGAAATCTGTGATTGTGTCAGATCTAAGATATGGCCCGTACCAAGCAAACTGCTCGTAAATCAACTGGTGGAAAAGCTCCACGTAAGCAACTCGCCACAAAGGCAGCTCGAAAGAGTGCGCCTGCAACTGGCGGAGTCAAGAAACCTCATCGTTACAGGCCTGGAACCGTCGCTCTTCGTGAGATCCGTCGTTATCAGAAATCCACCGAGCTATTGATCCGCAAGCTGCCCTTCCAGCGTCTTGTGCGTGAAATCGCTCAGGATTTCAAGACCGACCTTCGTTTCCAGAGCTCTGCTGTGATGGCTCTTCAAGAAGCCAGCGAAGCTTACCTCGTTGGTCTGTTTGAAGACACAAACTTGTGCGCCATCCACGCCAAGCGTGTCACCATCATGCCCAAGGATATCCAGTTGGCCCGCAGAATCCGAGGAGAACGAGCGTAAATGGGATCTTCACAAAACAAACGGCTCCTATAGGAGCCACCAAATCGAGAAAAGGAATAACCACTTGTTATCATTTCCCCTTTATTTCGTGCTTCATATGCGTATGCAAAAATCTTGATCAGATATGAAATATTTGTTGATAAATCCCTTTTTCATTTCACATTCCTCTACTTACTCTCTGTAGTGTTGAAATCATTTAGCCATCACGCAAGCATTGCAAACGACTCCCAAACGTGTATTTCTTTTAAGAATGAAACAAGATGCAGCGTCGTTGGGAAGTTTTGAAATCAAAGGAGTTAAAATAAGGCAAATTACATTTGCCAACGTTAGAAGGTTTCAAAGATGGAGTTACGAGTATTATGATTAAAAGACTAGCTTTGCAAAATTTATGTTCCCCAGGATAGCGGTTGAAAAGTGCAATTGCTTCCCTTTATACTTGGCTTCTCATGCTTATTCTCAAGCTTCAGTGAATTTTGGCGCATAAGATTTGTAAATTATCATGTGGGCTGTGAACGTTGGCCGagtaaattataattttttataaCTTCTATTCtcaatgtgaagtgatatatgaaatgtttcatgtattgaactgcggattttgaaatcaagtaagctatgatcatcgcagttatgaacgcaatttaaacaattgcgtatagaagcctgaaaaagtcaggacttcaacttCTCTGACAAAGTTCTACTTTCGAAAAGTGTGATTATGGGAGAAGTAGAAGCAAAAACCACCATTTGCTCTCCTGACGGGATTAGCATCCTTTTCTGtcgctgttgttgttatttttcttgcccttttttgtttctattttcttatttactCGACTTATAAGCGAACAATTTCGGTTTCTGTTAATCCATATTTTGGCgcaaaatttatgcaaatttccatAAGCATTCCACATTGCTGTTGTTGCAGCTTTACTTTCCACATGGTTCTTGCACCTTGATTTTATCATACTCCGACTACTTTCGCGTCATAGGAGCAAAGATTTGACTGGTGGCGAGATTTCATGATGATTAGATGCCAACTGGGGTCCTTGCCACTGGCCGCTCAACAATGGCGACCCACTTGCGAGTGTGTCCTTGTTGTCCGAGGAAAAGAAACTTCAGACCTTTTAAAAAGCACTAAACGTTTCGCTCTCTGAACTATATTTATTCTACAATAGCGTCCCTTTCTTCTGATACTTAAAATAGTGCTGTTCTATGGAGTTTCCAAGAGTTATTGCATTCTTCAGTCAAATTTCTTCATACAAATTCTCAGTTTCTCCAATTTAAGACCATCAAATACCATTATTTCTATGCCTTTCATTGCCTAAGAATACAGATTTACGTCATGCAAGACTTCAACAGTTCAGCTTGTTATATTTTAAACAAATTGTCTTTGAGGAATGTAACAATTTACGCGAAAAACCATTACCTAAATAGCACATGCGCCATGTTTGTTTGCGTCGTGAACCCTGTTTCCACGGTGGTCCGCATCAAAGGCATTTACTCAGTTGGCAACAGTCGGTGGATCattgtttgctcctgttgtcgTTCGCTGTGTGAACCAAACGTGCTCAAAGCTCATCTAAATTGCAACATGTCCGAGACAGTGCCAGATAAGTCTTCAGCAAAATCTAAACCGGCTGCAAAGCCAAAAAAGCCTGCAAAAGCACCCGAACATCCGCCATACGTTGACATGATCAAGGCTGCCATTTCAGGGCTGAAAGAGCGTAACGGTTCATCCCGCCAGGCCATCGAGAAATACATCAAAAGCAACTACAAGGTTGTTGAAGTCGGCCCACACTTGAGAATGGCTCTAAAGAAAGCTACTGCTAAGGGAACTCTTCTACACACCAAGGGTGTAGGGGCCTCAGGTTCCTTTAAATTGGCCAAGGTCGAGAAGAAACCTAAGAAGAAGTCAGCGCCGAAGAAGAAACCTTTGGCTGCAAAACCGAAGAAACCCGCTGCTAAGAAGTCTCCGAAGAAAGCGAAAAAGGCGAAGAAAGCCACAGAAAAGAAGCCCGCCGCCAAAAAGACCGATGCCAAAAAACCAGCTGCTAAGAAGCCATCGTCTAAAAAAGCAGTAGCGAAGAAACCCGAAGCTAAAAAGCCTGTTACGAAGAAAGCGATGAGAAAGCCTGTCAAGAAGCCAGCGGCTAAAACAACATCGAAGAAGCCGGCCGCCAAGAAAGACAAGAAACCCTCAGCGAAGAAATGAAGCTTGATTGAGTCAAATCAGAAActaaacggctcctttaggagccaccacttaTAATAAAGTCCTGGCCAACAGTCtatttttaagattttatttttaaaattctaGTCAGCTGAATATAGGGTGACAGCAATACATCGATGTCACTAATCATTGCAACAAGATCTCAATTCTTGCTTGTATTGATTCAATAAAACCTTTCATGATCTCCGccgtattttgttttatttccatttGCGAGTGAAAATAATTCCACGCGCGGGTGTATTTACACGCGAGAGGTCATTTCGCTTCTGGACATCACACAAGAGCATCGCTTTGCGGCGAgctgtttttatctttttgtgaGCGAGCATGTTCTTCCGAACTGCTAATTCTCCCTAAGATATCTTGTTTATTTCTGAAGTCGCACGATCAATTAGCTTTCGGCActcctgtctttttttttcggaCTGTCAAAGGTAGAAACGTACACGACgcagaaaaatttaaatttcagtGCTATATGTTTAGAATTTCAAGGTTTTGCTGTCGAGACCAATATTTGAAAAGTACATGTCGTCAGCAAAAGGCCCACAGATTCCGGAAATACTTTTTGAAATGTAAATCTGAAACACTTTAATGGCCGGTAGTTCGGCAGGGTCGGGATATTTAGACCGGCACTCCGACAATGTTATTAATAGATAGCTCAATTCTTGCAAACTGTGTTCAAATTATcgtggaattaaactggaaacCGGCGCTTCATAGATGAGAagacaaaatataaaatttgTTGTCAAGTGCTCACGTTATCCGTACCTgagcaaaacaggtcatttcacatcgtGGAAAGGACCGGAACGGCTATGAAATTTGGATAAATGCAAAATGCACGTGCATATGGGGAGCAGGGCtagcgcagtggtgagagcactcgcctcccaccgatgtggcCCCGGTTCGATTCTGAGCTCGGACCATATGTGGGCTAAGTTTCTCTGCTCCTaaaggttttcccccgggtaccccggttttcccctctcctaaataccagcacttctaaattccaatccGACTCGGAATGCTCGAACGCAtaatacatgagcctctggctcgggagaatgggcaaccactcctcgcgttatcgagcttaaaaacaatttgatttgattttgattttgatttgatttgaaagAG belongs to Acropora muricata isolate sample 2 chromosome 9, ASM3666990v1, whole genome shotgun sequence and includes:
- the LOC136927494 gene encoding histone H1, orphon-like; translated protein: MSETVPDKSSAKSKPAAKPKKPAKAPEHPPYVDMIKAAISGLKERNGSSRQAIEKYIKSNYKVVEVGPHLRMALKKATAKGTLLHTKGVGASGSFKLAKVEKKPKKKSAPKKKPLAAKPKKPAAKKSPKKAKKAKKATEKKPAAKKTDAKKPAAKKPSSKKAVAKKPEAKKPVTKKAMRKPVKKPAAKTTSKKPAAKKDKKPSAKK